The following coding sequences lie in one Cannabis sativa cultivar Pink pepper isolate KNU-18-1 chromosome 5, ASM2916894v1, whole genome shotgun sequence genomic window:
- the LOC133038573 gene encoding uncharacterized protein LOC133038573 — translation MELMSSGSQSAGDDRDFKMVTYVKGLYALNDAFADPVSTEIEAKFDSWIGEGLLKHPRHYNCYEDGAKKFTPGFRLGVDYVEDKTWFYHLATCDMFMNDSVKFPIYIVLIVVCF, via the exons ATGGAGCTTATGTCCTCAGGTTCTCAATCAGCTGGGGATGATAGGGATTTCAAAATGGTGACTTATGTGAAGGGCCTTTATGCTCTTAATGATGCTTTTGCTGATCCCGTATCTACCGAGATTGAGGCAAAATTTGACTCTTGGATTGGTGAAGGATTGCTTAAACATCCCAG gcattataattgttatgaagacggcgcaaagaaatttactccgggttttaggctaggtgttgattatgttgaGGATAAAACTTGGTTTTACCATTTGGCCACATGCGACATGTTTATGAACGACTCGGTAAAGTTTCCAATTTATATTGTACTTATtgtagtttgtttttag
- the LOC115697369 gene encoding uncharacterized protein LOC115697369 codes for MTYYEEDSRDEVVPVLGIRFEGDVENGCYVKLKTGPGECVPAEELDDSLEESSSVKRRPWWYWVRLIVLIACVVLLTGVCIKWVGPYLMDKEVIPFVNWEATTFSRPVLAVLVFASVSIFPSLLLPSTPSMWAAGMTFGYGYGFLLIISASAVGISLPFFIGSLFHHKLQGWLEKYPKKASILRSAGEGNWFHQFRAVALIRVSPFPYIIYNYCAVASNVKYGPYLFGSLVGMVPEIFVTIYTGILIRTLADASNDHHGLSAPQIILTVVGFCAAAATTTFFTVYAKRKLNDLQTEDDLLVQ; via the exons ATGACTTATTATGAGGAAGATAGTAGAGACGAGGTGGTACCGGTCCTGGGGATCCGATTTGAGGGCGATGTTGAGAATGGATGTTATGTGAAATTGAAGACTGGACCGGGAGAATGTGTGCCGGCGGAGGAGTTAGATGACTCGTTGGAAGAATCTTCTTCTGTAAAAAGAAGGCCTTGGTGGTATTGGGTTCGTTTGATTGTGCTGATTGCATGCGTGGTTTTGTTGACCGGGGTTTGTATCAAATGGGTCGGTCCCTATCTGATGGATAAG GAGGTTATTCCATTTGTAAATTGGGAGGCAACTACATTTAGTAGACCAGTGCTTGCAGTTTTGGTTTTTGCTTCTGTTTCCATTTTTCCTAGCCTACTTCTACCATCTACACCATCAATGTGGGCGGCTGGAATGACTTTTGGTTATGGGTATGGGTTTTTACTTATCATATCAGCATCAGCTGTCGGCATATCTCTTCCTTTTTTCATTGGTTCTCTTTTCCATCATAAGCTGCAG GGTTGGTTGGAAAAGTATCCAAAGAAAGCTTCAATTCTAAGATCAGCTGGTGAAGGGAATTGGTTTCATCAGTTCCGAGCTGTAGCATTGATCAGGGTTTCTCCATTTCCGTACATCATCTATAATTACTGTGCAGTGGCATCAAATGTTAAATATGGTCCATATCTCTTTGGATCGTTGGTTGGAATGGTGCCTGAAATTTTTGTTACCATCTACAC TGGAATTTTAATACGAACTTTGGCAGATGCTTCAAATGATCACCATGGCCTTTCAGCACCACAAATAATCCTTACTGTTGTAGGCTTTTGTGCTGCTGCAGCTACCACAACTTTCTTCACAGTGTATGCAAAAAGGAAGCTTAATGATCTACAGACAGAAGATGATTTACTCGTGCAGTAA